One genomic segment of bacterium includes these proteins:
- a CDS encoding four helix bundle protein: MRTDERFPKRGNYYLADQLNRASLSISANITEGNGRFHKADRTNFFRIARGSAFECVPILEICKRKKLITNDQNEKLKKEIEDICKMLSGLMN; encoded by the coding sequence CTGCGAACTGATGAAAGATTCCCAAAAAGGGGTAATTATTATTTAGCGGATCAATTAAACCGGGCATCGTTATCAATATCAGCAAATATTACTGAAGGTAATGGTAGATTTCATAAAGCTGATAGGACTAATTTCTTTAGGATCGCACGGGGATCAGCGTTTGAATGTGTTCCGATTTTAGAGATATGTAAGCGCAAGAAGCTTATTACAAACGATCAAAACGAAAAGTTGAAGAAGGAAATCGAAGATATATGTAAAATGTTATCAGGGTTGATGAATTGA
- the serS gene encoding serine--tRNA ligase — protein sequence MLDVKFIRENLDKVKEALAKRGDTTSLDRFLEADKERRSLLKEAENLKQELNKVSKEIGRLKAEGKDVTEKSAGMKDVSRKIKDFDRQIACKDEELTGILLFIPNIPDESVPFGKCSDDNKEVRQWGKIPKLDFTPLSHVELGEKLGIIDFERGAKLSGARFVLYKGFGAKLERALINFMLDMHTKEHGYTEVLPPFMVNRASMTGTGQLPKFEQELFWCERDDLFLIPTAEVPVTNIYRDEILTEDKLPLKYTAYTPCFRREAGSYGQDTKGLIRLHQFNKVELVKFSHPDNSFDELEKLTNDAEDILKRLELPYRVITLCTGDMGFGSAKTYDIEVLVPSQNKYREISSCSNFTDFQARRANIKFRAKDGKLKFVHTLNGSGLAVGRTVVAILENYQQKDGSILIPEVLREYMGGIKTISNVQ from the coding sequence CTCGCAAAAAGAGGAGACACTACAAGCCTGGACAGGTTTCTTGAAGCGGATAAGGAACGAAGAAGCCTGCTGAAAGAGGCGGAAAACTTAAAACAGGAGCTTAATAAAGTTTCAAAAGAGATCGGAAGGCTGAAGGCTGAAGGAAAAGACGTAACTGAAAAATCGGCAGGGATGAAAGATGTTTCCCGGAAAATAAAAGATTTCGACAGGCAGATAGCTTGTAAGGATGAAGAATTAACAGGGATTTTACTTTTTATCCCGAATATTCCTGATGAGAGCGTGCCGTTCGGCAAATGCAGTGATGATAATAAAGAAGTGAGGCAATGGGGTAAAATCCCAAAATTAGATTTTACGCCCCTTTCCCATGTTGAATTGGGTGAAAAACTCGGCATTATAGATTTTGAACGCGGTGCGAAACTCAGCGGCGCGCGCTTTGTGCTTTATAAGGGTTTTGGCGCGAAATTGGAACGCGCGCTTATAAATTTCATGCTTGACATGCACACAAAAGAACACGGTTACACGGAAGTTTTGCCGCCGTTTATGGTGAACCGCGCGTCAATGACAGGGACGGGGCAATTGCCTAAATTCGAGCAGGAGCTTTTCTGGTGTGAACGGGATGATTTGTTTTTGATCCCGACCGCGGAGGTCCCCGTGACAAACATCTACCGCGATGAAATTTTAACTGAAGATAAACTGCCTTTAAAATATACGGCTTATACACCGTGTTTCAGGCGTGAAGCAGGTTCATACGGGCAGGACACAAAAGGATTGATACGGCTACACCAGTTCAATAAAGTCGAGCTTGTTAAGTTTTCCCATCCGGATAATTCATTCGATGAGCTGGAAAAATTAACAAATGACGCAGAGGATATTTTAAAGCGGTTAGAACTTCCATATCGTGTGATAACATTATGCACCGGCGATATGGGCTTCGGCTCAGCCAAGACCTATGACATAGAGGTCTTGGTGCCGAGCCAGAATAAATACCGGGAGATTTCATCCTGCAGTAACTTTACCGATTTTCAGGCGCGCCGCGCGAACATAAAGTTCCGTGCGAAAGACGGAAAATTAAAATTTGTCCACACGCTTAATGGCTCAGGCCTGGCGGTTGGGCGGACGGTCGTCGCGATTTTAGAAAACTATCAGCAGAAGGATGGAAGTATTTTAATCCCTGAAGTTTTACGGGAATATATGGGAGGGATTAAAACAATTAGCAATGTTCAATAA